The following proteins are co-located in the Sebastes umbrosus isolate fSebUmb1 chromosome 24, fSebUmb1.pri, whole genome shotgun sequence genome:
- the col5a2b gene encoding collagen alpha-2(V) chain isoform X1 → MGPSLCSRITVCLLITLAQVIAVTCQEDTKNDSCTEDGKVYSNDQIWSPEPCRVCICEVGTVVCEDVICEDVGDCKTTETPEGECCPVCSAAAQRPHTDTETDTCTENGKVYAHNDMWNPEPCRICLCEMGTAVCENVVCEDLGDCLKTVTPEGECCPVCLTAASTSTPSADPTTPADEKKGESCTVEEVVYEHNHIWKPEPCSVCVCDNGVAICDEVQCELMPNCEKVVTPEGQCCPVCESFASASRTIEIMGYKGQKGEPGDIPYVLGPPGPSGPSGPPGAQGHTGPRGFKGRRGFEGPPGFDGEPGVPGNPGEAGSPGHPTHPGGNLVSQMAAGFGEKSGMMAGMISGSRGEAGPRGPPGTPGAQGPSGGQGIPGEPGDPGQMGEPGYRGPDGPPGKAGADGESGPAGATGEPGFPGSGGGRGFPGLPGHPGLKGPKGHGGLLGPRGESGAAGTKGKSGTPGVMGAAGPLGPAGMQGERGRAGPTGPLGKRGAAGHVGKPGPLGPMGIFGVPGFPGNAGMKGEQGPTGVRGSAGQQGTRGDVGHVGPAGPPGQEGAEGQDGAPGSRGSSGIAGVLGPSGLLGPQGPPGPQGTTGAEGPKGQLGEVGLLGFKGEAGFKGERGDHGIPGPLGPMGEDGKRGPRGDGGSVGPTGPTGETGSPGNRGFPGGDGLPGQKGALGERGLSGSTGAKGLDGDLGRNGEPGLTGARGLTGLIGAQGSEGKLGPMGSAGDDGKQGPAGSVGNRGGTGPMGLPGPKGFAGDAGKLGEAGSSGAPGQRGVNGKDGEEGAAGPAGPAGTAGKRGEQGPQGLHGFQGLPGVPGPPGESGKPGNEGLAGEAGAGGATGLRGERGPPGERGEIGPNGLLGAKGSPGGPGSDGPKGNLGSKGAVGEAGGPGLMGMPGERGLSGPSGPKGDAGSVGGAGLEGNAGADGARGLPGPVGPVGSGGPNGEKGETGPPGPTGRRGTRGIAGSTGDAGSTGAVGFPGAGGPDGQSGIKGDTGEPGLKGEGGSPGPQGMAGKSGGQGPAGVTGLKGGRGTQGQTGSPGFPGLPGGVGTAGALGSVGADGPIGAPGKSGTPGIVGENGAQGRQGESGTTGAPGTSGEKGDSGEDGPGGPDGPPGPAGAAGQRGIVGQPGLRGEAGMLGLPGPAGPPGKNGATGVQGGTGPAGGVGLPGATGPKGDAGPEGVTGAEGPPGTDGLVGTRGDRGNTGLEGLAGIAGSPGGEGPIGLTGSPGQRGDNGGRGSIGPPGPAGVRGKVGPQGPQGEKGGVGEVGERGQKGHRGFTGLHGLPGITGTTGDAGAIGIVGPAGPRGPPGVSGPPGKEGNIGHPGPMGAPGSRGSSGDIGAQGPPGDDGPSGPPGSPGPPTAGVEDLYAGLYDYDGMGGVPEAAEFVEDDVAAVAPPLPDHNKDEALPNKNAAVLRADTGVHATLKTLNGHLQNLRSPDGSKLNPAKTCQDIKQCYPLKKSGEYWIDPNQGSTKDSIKVFCNMETGETCISANPANIPRKAWWAKPSPITNKPIWFGADMNSGTKFRYGNDEEQPNAVAVQMKLLQILSKESHQSITYHCRNSVAYKDVRTTNLKKALVLKGSNGQELRALGNNRLRYTVIEDGCTKSNGEWGKTVIEYRTQTSTRLPVVDVAPVDIGKPDQEFGLDIGPVCFS, encoded by the exons ATTCCTGCACAGAGGATGGAAAGGTCTACTCCAACGATCAGATATGGAGCCCAGAGCCGTGTCGAGTCTGTATATGTGAAGTTGGGACGGTGGTTTGTGAGGACGTGATATGTGAGGATGTAGGGGACTGCAAGACCACTGAAACCCCCGAGGGCGAGTGCTGCCCCGTGTGCTCGGCTGCAGCACAGCGGCCTCACACAGACACTGAAACTG ATACCTGCACAGAAAATGGAAAAGTCTACGCCCACAACGACATGTGGAACCCAGAGCCGTGTCGGATCTGTTTGTGCGAGATGGGGACCGCTGTGTGTGAAAACGTGGTCTGCGAGGACCTCGGCGACTGTCTGAAAACTGTGACCCCAGAGGGCGAGTGTTGCCCCGTGTGCTTGACTGCAGCTTCAACATCAACTCCCAGTGCAGACCCCACAACAC ctgcagatgagaagaaaggtGAAAGCTGCACGGTCGAGGAGGTGGTCTACGAGCACAACCACATCTGGAAACCAGAGCCTTGTAGCGTGTGTGTTTGCGACAATGGCGTCGCCATCTGCGACGAGGTGCAGTGCGAACTGATGCCGAACTGCGAGAAGGTCGTCACGCCTGAGGGACAGTGCTGCCCCGTGTGTGAGAGCTTTGCCAGTGCCAGCAGGACGATAG AAATTATGGGCTACAAG GGACAGAAAGGTGAACCAGGTGATATCCCATAT GTGTTAGGGCCTCCTGGACCTTCAGGACCCTCG GGTCCTCCAGGAGCTCAGGGACACACTGGACCACGAGGCTTTAAAGGCAGACGG GGATTTGAGGGGCCTCCAGGATTTGACGGAGAGCCCGGTGTGCCAGGAAATCCAGGAGAGGCTGGATCCCCAGGCCATCCCACCCACCCCGGG GGCAACCTGGTGTCTCAGATGGCGGCCGGTTTCGGGGAGAAGTCTGGCATGATGGCTGGGATGATATCAGGATCAAGG GGTGAAGCAGGACCACGAGGACCTCCAGGGACGCCTGGAGCACAA GGTCCAAGTGGTGGTCAGGGAATCCCAGGAGAACCTGGAGACCCAGGACAGATG GGTGAGCCGGGTTATCGAGGACCAGACGGGCCTCCAGGAAAAGCTGGAGCTGAT GGAGAATCTGGACCTGCAGGAGCTACAGGAGAACCAGGATTTCCAGGATCTGGG GGTGGAAGAGGGTTCCCAGGACTTCCAGGTCATCCAGGACTGAAAGGTCCCAAG GGTCATGGCGGTCTTCTTGGGCCAAGAGGCGAGTCTGGAGCGGCTGGAACCAAG GGTAAATCTGGTACTCCGGGTGTGATGGGTGCTGCAGGCCCTCTG GGACCAGCCGGCATGCAGGGAGAACGAGGCCGAGCCGGACCAACCGGTCCTCTg ggAAAACGTGGAGCAGCCGGCCATGTTGGCAAACCCGGACCTCTG GGTCCAATGGGAATCTTCGGTGTTCCAGGTTTTCCCGGTAACGCAGGAATGAAG GGTGAACAAGGACCAACAGGGGTCAGAGGAAGTGCAGGACAGCAGGGTACCAGAGGGGACGTGGGTCACGTGGGACCGGCTGGACCGCCAGGACAAGAG GGTGCTGAAGGACAGGACGGAGCTCCAGGAAGCCGCGGCTCATCA ggtATAGCAGGTGTCCTGGGTCCATCAGGGTTGTTGGGCCCACAAGGTCCCCCCGGCCCCCAGGGAACTACAGGAGCAGAAGGACCAAAAGGACAATTG GGTGAAGTTGGACTGCTTGGATTCAAAGGAGAAGCTGGATTCAAGGGAGAAAGA GGCGACCATGGTATTCCGGGTCCTTTGGGCCCAATGGGAGAGGACGGAAAGCGTGGACCACGAGGTGATGGAGGATCCGTCGGGCCTACAGGACCTACAGGAGAGACA GGATCTCCAGGAAACCGAGGTTTCCCCGGTGGAGATGGTTTACCAGGCCAGAAG GGAGCTCTGGGTGAAAGAGGACTGTCGGGGTCGACCGGCGCCAAAGGTTTAGATGGAGATCTAGGACGTAATGGAGAGCCGGGTTTAACTGGAGCTCGG GGTCTGACGGGACTTATTGGCGCCCAGGGATCAGAGGGAAAGCTCGGACCAATG GGCTCAGCAGGAGATGATGGCAAACAAGGCCCAGCTGGTTCTGTTGGAAACCGAGGTGGAACTGGACCCATGGGCCTGCCAGGACCTAAAGGCTTCGCT GGTGATGCTGGGAAGCTTGGAGAGGCTGGCAGCTCTGGTGCTCCAGGTCAAAGG GGAGTGAATGGAAAAGACGGAGAGGAAGGCGCTGCTGGTCCAGCTGGTCCAGCT GGTACTgcaggaaagagaggagagcagggacCACAGGGACTGCATGGTTTCCAG gGTTTGCCCGGGGTGCCAGGACCACCTGGAGAGTCAGGAAAACCAGGAAATGAG GGTCTTGCTGGAGAGGCTGGTGCTGGTGGAGCAACAGGTCTAAGG GGAGAAAGAGGCCCTCCTGGAGAGAGAGGTGAAATCGGGCCCAATGGGCTGCTCGGAGCCAAAGGTAGTCCAGGTGGACCAGGATCAGATGGGCCAAAG GGTAACCTTGGATCAAAGGGTGCTGTCGGAGAGGCAGGAGGTCCAGGACTTATGGGGATGCCCGGAGAGAGAGGACTATCCGGACCTTCAGGCCCGAAGGGAGACGCA GGCTCTGTTGGAGGGGCCGGACTCGAGGGTAACGCCGGAGCTGACGGAGCACGG GGGCTTCCTGGTCCCGTTGGACCCGTTGGTTCCGGTGGACCCAACGGAGAGAAG GGTGAAACCGGCCCACCAGGACCTACAGGACGCCGAGGAACAAGAGGAATTGCT GGTTCTACTGGTGACGCTGGTTCAACTGGTGCCGTTGGCTTCCCTGGAGCTGGT GGTCCTGATGGTCAGTCTGGGATCAAAGGTGACACTGGTGAGCCGGGTCTGAAGGGAGAGGGAGGATCACCTGGACCACAGGGGATGGCTGGGAAATCAGGAGGACAG ggACCTGCTGGTGTGACTGGACTGAAAGGTGGCAGAGGAACTCAGGGTCAAACG GGCTCTCCTGGTTTCCCTGGGTTGCCTGGAGGAGTTGGAACAGCTGGTGCTCTT ggttCTGTTGGGGCAGACGGGCCTATCGGTGCTCCAGGAAAGTCGGGAACTCCTGGCATTGTTGGGGAGAACGGCGCTCAAGGACGTCAAGGCGAGAGTGGAACTACAGGTGCACCTGGCACCTCCGGAGAGAAGGGAGACTCTGGAGAGGACGGCCCAGGG GGGCCTGATGGTCCTCCAGGACCGGCTGGCGCCGCAGGACAGCGAGGCATCGTGGGTCAGCCTGGACTGAGAGGAGAGGCGGGCATGCTGGGACTGCCAGGTCCTGCT GGTCCACCTGGAAAAAACGGAGCTACAGGAGTTCAGGGCGGCACCGGGCCGGCTGGTGGAGTCGGTCTACCAGGAGCCACCGGGCCAAAAGGAGACGCTGGTCCTGAG GGTGTTACTGGAGCAGAGGGGCCTCCTGGGACGGACGGTCTCGTAGGAACCAGG GGAGACAGGGGTAACACTGGTCTAGAGGGTCTGGCTGGAATTGCAGGGTCTCCAGGAGGAGAGGGTCCTATTGGACTGACGGGCAGTCCAGGACAAAGAGGAGATAAC GGTGGCAGAGGCTCCATTGGACCCCCAGGACCAGCTGGAGTACGGGGAAAAGTG GGCCCTCAAGGACCacagggagagaaaggaggagttGGAGAGGTCGGAGAGAGGGGCCAGAAAGGTCACAGAGGTTTCACCGGTCTCCACGGTTTGCCAGGAATCACT GGAACCACAGGGGATGCTGGAGCGATAGGTATCGTTGGACCAGCTGGGCCGAGG GGTCCTCCAGGAGTGTCGGGTCCTCcaggaaaggaaggaaacatTGGTCATCCTGGACCCATGGGTGCTCCTGGAAGCAGAGGCTCCAGTGGAGACATCGGGGCACAG ggtCCACCTGGTGATGACGGACCATCCGGTCCTCCAGGCTCCCCTGGACCTCCCACCGCGGGTGTGGAAGACCTTTACGCTGGCCTTTACGATTACGACGGGATGGGTGGCGTGCCAGAAGCCGCGGAGTTCGTCGAGGACGACGTGGCTGCTGTTGCTCCTCCGCTCCCAGACCACAATAAAGATGAAGCCCTTCCCAATAAGAACGCAGCCGTCCTGCGTGCCGACACCGGAGTCCATGCCACGCTCAAGACACTCAACGGACATCTGCAAAACCTCCGCAGCCCTGACGGCAGCAAGTTGAACCCTGCGAAAACCTGCCAGGACATCAAGCAGTGCTACCCTCTGAAAAAGAGCG GTGAGTACTGGATTGATCCAAATCAAGGAAGCACAAAAGACTCCATCAAGGTCTTCTGCAATATGGAAACTGGTGAAACCTGCATCTCCGCCAATCCGGCCAACATTCCCCGCAAAGCCTGGTGGGCGAAACCCAGTCCCATCACCAACAAACCCATCTGGTTTGGAGCAGACATGAACAGTGGAACTAAA TTCCGCTATGGAAATGATGAGGAGCAGCCAAACGCGGTGGCGGTTCAGATGAAGCTGCTGCAGATTTTGTCCAAAGAGTCGCACCAGAGCATCACCTACCACTGCAGGAACAGCGTGGCCTATAAAGATGTGAGGACCACCAACCTGAAGAAAGCTCTAGTCCTCAAAGGCTCCAACGGCCAGGAGCTGAGAGCGCTGGGAAACAACCGCCTCCGGTACACCGTCATTGAGGATGGCTGCACG aaATCAAACGGCGAGTGGGGCAAGACGGTGATCGAGTACAGGACTCAAACGTCTACCAGGCTGCCCGTTGTGGACGTGGCCCCCGTGGACATTGGAAAGCCAGATCAGGAGTTCGGCCTAGACATCGGGCCCGTGTGCTTCTCATAA
- the col5a2b gene encoding collagen alpha-2(V) chain isoform X3 — MGPSLCSRITVCLLITLAQVIAVTCQEDTKNDTCTENGKVYAHNDMWNPEPCRICLCEMGTAVCENVVCEDLGDCLKTVTPEGECCPVCLTAASTSTPSADPTTPADEKKGESCTVEEVVYEHNHIWKPEPCSVCVCDNGVAICDEVQCELMPNCEKVVTPEGQCCPVCESFASASRTIEIMGYKGQKGEPGDIPYVLGPPGPSGPSGPPGAQGHTGPRGFKGRRGFEGPPGFDGEPGVPGNPGEAGSPGHPTHPGGNLVSQMAAGFGEKSGMMAGMISGSRGEAGPRGPPGTPGAQGPSGGQGIPGEPGDPGQMGEPGYRGPDGPPGKAGADGESGPAGATGEPGFPGSGGGRGFPGLPGHPGLKGPKGHGGLLGPRGESGAAGTKGKSGTPGVMGAAGPLGPAGMQGERGRAGPTGPLGKRGAAGHVGKPGPLGPMGIFGVPGFPGNAGMKGEQGPTGVRGSAGQQGTRGDVGHVGPAGPPGQEGAEGQDGAPGSRGSSGIAGVLGPSGLLGPQGPPGPQGTTGAEGPKGQLGEVGLLGFKGEAGFKGERGDHGIPGPLGPMGEDGKRGPRGDGGSVGPTGPTGETGSPGNRGFPGGDGLPGQKGALGERGLSGSTGAKGLDGDLGRNGEPGLTGARGLTGLIGAQGSEGKLGPMGSAGDDGKQGPAGSVGNRGGTGPMGLPGPKGFAGDAGKLGEAGSSGAPGQRGVNGKDGEEGAAGPAGPAGTAGKRGEQGPQGLHGFQGLPGVPGPPGESGKPGNEGLAGEAGAGGATGLRGERGPPGERGEIGPNGLLGAKGSPGGPGSDGPKGNLGSKGAVGEAGGPGLMGMPGERGLSGPSGPKGDAGSVGGAGLEGNAGADGARGLPGPVGPVGSGGPNGEKGETGPPGPTGRRGTRGIAGSTGDAGSTGAVGFPGAGGPDGQSGIKGDTGEPGLKGEGGSPGPQGMAGKSGGQGPAGVTGLKGGRGTQGQTGSPGFPGLPGGVGTAGALGSVGADGPIGAPGKSGTPGIVGENGAQGRQGESGTTGAPGTSGEKGDSGEDGPGGPDGPPGPAGAAGQRGIVGQPGLRGEAGMLGLPGPAGPPGKNGATGVQGGTGPAGGVGLPGATGPKGDAGPEGVTGAEGPPGTDGLVGTRGDRGNTGLEGLAGIAGSPGGEGPIGLTGSPGQRGDNGGRGSIGPPGPAGVRGKVGPQGPQGEKGGVGEVGERGQKGHRGFTGLHGLPGITGTTGDAGAIGIVGPAGPRGPPGVSGPPGKEGNIGHPGPMGAPGSRGSSGDIGAQGPPGDDGPSGPPGSPGPPTAGVEDLYAGLYDYDGMGGVPEAAEFVEDDVAAVAPPLPDHNKDEALPNKNAAVLRADTGVHATLKTLNGHLQNLRSPDGSKLNPAKTCQDIKQCYPLKKSGEYWIDPNQGSTKDSIKVFCNMETGETCISANPANIPRKAWWAKPSPITNKPIWFGADMNSGTKFRYGNDEEQPNAVAVQMKLLQILSKESHQSITYHCRNSVAYKDVRTTNLKKALVLKGSNGQELRALGNNRLRYTVIEDGCTKSNGEWGKTVIEYRTQTSTRLPVVDVAPVDIGKPDQEFGLDIGPVCFS; from the exons ATACCTGCACAGAAAATGGAAAAGTCTACGCCCACAACGACATGTGGAACCCAGAGCCGTGTCGGATCTGTTTGTGCGAGATGGGGACCGCTGTGTGTGAAAACGTGGTCTGCGAGGACCTCGGCGACTGTCTGAAAACTGTGACCCCAGAGGGCGAGTGTTGCCCCGTGTGCTTGACTGCAGCTTCAACATCAACTCCCAGTGCAGACCCCACAACAC ctgcagatgagaagaaaggtGAAAGCTGCACGGTCGAGGAGGTGGTCTACGAGCACAACCACATCTGGAAACCAGAGCCTTGTAGCGTGTGTGTTTGCGACAATGGCGTCGCCATCTGCGACGAGGTGCAGTGCGAACTGATGCCGAACTGCGAGAAGGTCGTCACGCCTGAGGGACAGTGCTGCCCCGTGTGTGAGAGCTTTGCCAGTGCCAGCAGGACGATAG AAATTATGGGCTACAAG GGACAGAAAGGTGAACCAGGTGATATCCCATAT GTGTTAGGGCCTCCTGGACCTTCAGGACCCTCG GGTCCTCCAGGAGCTCAGGGACACACTGGACCACGAGGCTTTAAAGGCAGACGG GGATTTGAGGGGCCTCCAGGATTTGACGGAGAGCCCGGTGTGCCAGGAAATCCAGGAGAGGCTGGATCCCCAGGCCATCCCACCCACCCCGGG GGCAACCTGGTGTCTCAGATGGCGGCCGGTTTCGGGGAGAAGTCTGGCATGATGGCTGGGATGATATCAGGATCAAGG GGTGAAGCAGGACCACGAGGACCTCCAGGGACGCCTGGAGCACAA GGTCCAAGTGGTGGTCAGGGAATCCCAGGAGAACCTGGAGACCCAGGACAGATG GGTGAGCCGGGTTATCGAGGACCAGACGGGCCTCCAGGAAAAGCTGGAGCTGAT GGAGAATCTGGACCTGCAGGAGCTACAGGAGAACCAGGATTTCCAGGATCTGGG GGTGGAAGAGGGTTCCCAGGACTTCCAGGTCATCCAGGACTGAAAGGTCCCAAG GGTCATGGCGGTCTTCTTGGGCCAAGAGGCGAGTCTGGAGCGGCTGGAACCAAG GGTAAATCTGGTACTCCGGGTGTGATGGGTGCTGCAGGCCCTCTG GGACCAGCCGGCATGCAGGGAGAACGAGGCCGAGCCGGACCAACCGGTCCTCTg ggAAAACGTGGAGCAGCCGGCCATGTTGGCAAACCCGGACCTCTG GGTCCAATGGGAATCTTCGGTGTTCCAGGTTTTCCCGGTAACGCAGGAATGAAG GGTGAACAAGGACCAACAGGGGTCAGAGGAAGTGCAGGACAGCAGGGTACCAGAGGGGACGTGGGTCACGTGGGACCGGCTGGACCGCCAGGACAAGAG GGTGCTGAAGGACAGGACGGAGCTCCAGGAAGCCGCGGCTCATCA ggtATAGCAGGTGTCCTGGGTCCATCAGGGTTGTTGGGCCCACAAGGTCCCCCCGGCCCCCAGGGAACTACAGGAGCAGAAGGACCAAAAGGACAATTG GGTGAAGTTGGACTGCTTGGATTCAAAGGAGAAGCTGGATTCAAGGGAGAAAGA GGCGACCATGGTATTCCGGGTCCTTTGGGCCCAATGGGAGAGGACGGAAAGCGTGGACCACGAGGTGATGGAGGATCCGTCGGGCCTACAGGACCTACAGGAGAGACA GGATCTCCAGGAAACCGAGGTTTCCCCGGTGGAGATGGTTTACCAGGCCAGAAG GGAGCTCTGGGTGAAAGAGGACTGTCGGGGTCGACCGGCGCCAAAGGTTTAGATGGAGATCTAGGACGTAATGGAGAGCCGGGTTTAACTGGAGCTCGG GGTCTGACGGGACTTATTGGCGCCCAGGGATCAGAGGGAAAGCTCGGACCAATG GGCTCAGCAGGAGATGATGGCAAACAAGGCCCAGCTGGTTCTGTTGGAAACCGAGGTGGAACTGGACCCATGGGCCTGCCAGGACCTAAAGGCTTCGCT GGTGATGCTGGGAAGCTTGGAGAGGCTGGCAGCTCTGGTGCTCCAGGTCAAAGG GGAGTGAATGGAAAAGACGGAGAGGAAGGCGCTGCTGGTCCAGCTGGTCCAGCT GGTACTgcaggaaagagaggagagcagggacCACAGGGACTGCATGGTTTCCAG gGTTTGCCCGGGGTGCCAGGACCACCTGGAGAGTCAGGAAAACCAGGAAATGAG GGTCTTGCTGGAGAGGCTGGTGCTGGTGGAGCAACAGGTCTAAGG GGAGAAAGAGGCCCTCCTGGAGAGAGAGGTGAAATCGGGCCCAATGGGCTGCTCGGAGCCAAAGGTAGTCCAGGTGGACCAGGATCAGATGGGCCAAAG GGTAACCTTGGATCAAAGGGTGCTGTCGGAGAGGCAGGAGGTCCAGGACTTATGGGGATGCCCGGAGAGAGAGGACTATCCGGACCTTCAGGCCCGAAGGGAGACGCA GGCTCTGTTGGAGGGGCCGGACTCGAGGGTAACGCCGGAGCTGACGGAGCACGG GGGCTTCCTGGTCCCGTTGGACCCGTTGGTTCCGGTGGACCCAACGGAGAGAAG GGTGAAACCGGCCCACCAGGACCTACAGGACGCCGAGGAACAAGAGGAATTGCT GGTTCTACTGGTGACGCTGGTTCAACTGGTGCCGTTGGCTTCCCTGGAGCTGGT GGTCCTGATGGTCAGTCTGGGATCAAAGGTGACACTGGTGAGCCGGGTCTGAAGGGAGAGGGAGGATCACCTGGACCACAGGGGATGGCTGGGAAATCAGGAGGACAG ggACCTGCTGGTGTGACTGGACTGAAAGGTGGCAGAGGAACTCAGGGTCAAACG GGCTCTCCTGGTTTCCCTGGGTTGCCTGGAGGAGTTGGAACAGCTGGTGCTCTT ggttCTGTTGGGGCAGACGGGCCTATCGGTGCTCCAGGAAAGTCGGGAACTCCTGGCATTGTTGGGGAGAACGGCGCTCAAGGACGTCAAGGCGAGAGTGGAACTACAGGTGCACCTGGCACCTCCGGAGAGAAGGGAGACTCTGGAGAGGACGGCCCAGGG GGGCCTGATGGTCCTCCAGGACCGGCTGGCGCCGCAGGACAGCGAGGCATCGTGGGTCAGCCTGGACTGAGAGGAGAGGCGGGCATGCTGGGACTGCCAGGTCCTGCT GGTCCACCTGGAAAAAACGGAGCTACAGGAGTTCAGGGCGGCACCGGGCCGGCTGGTGGAGTCGGTCTACCAGGAGCCACCGGGCCAAAAGGAGACGCTGGTCCTGAG GGTGTTACTGGAGCAGAGGGGCCTCCTGGGACGGACGGTCTCGTAGGAACCAGG GGAGACAGGGGTAACACTGGTCTAGAGGGTCTGGCTGGAATTGCAGGGTCTCCAGGAGGAGAGGGTCCTATTGGACTGACGGGCAGTCCAGGACAAAGAGGAGATAAC GGTGGCAGAGGCTCCATTGGACCCCCAGGACCAGCTGGAGTACGGGGAAAAGTG GGCCCTCAAGGACCacagggagagaaaggaggagttGGAGAGGTCGGAGAGAGGGGCCAGAAAGGTCACAGAGGTTTCACCGGTCTCCACGGTTTGCCAGGAATCACT GGAACCACAGGGGATGCTGGAGCGATAGGTATCGTTGGACCAGCTGGGCCGAGG GGTCCTCCAGGAGTGTCGGGTCCTCcaggaaaggaaggaaacatTGGTCATCCTGGACCCATGGGTGCTCCTGGAAGCAGAGGCTCCAGTGGAGACATCGGGGCACAG ggtCCACCTGGTGATGACGGACCATCCGGTCCTCCAGGCTCCCCTGGACCTCCCACCGCGGGTGTGGAAGACCTTTACGCTGGCCTTTACGATTACGACGGGATGGGTGGCGTGCCAGAAGCCGCGGAGTTCGTCGAGGACGACGTGGCTGCTGTTGCTCCTCCGCTCCCAGACCACAATAAAGATGAAGCCCTTCCCAATAAGAACGCAGCCGTCCTGCGTGCCGACACCGGAGTCCATGCCACGCTCAAGACACTCAACGGACATCTGCAAAACCTCCGCAGCCCTGACGGCAGCAAGTTGAACCCTGCGAAAACCTGCCAGGACATCAAGCAGTGCTACCCTCTGAAAAAGAGCG GTGAGTACTGGATTGATCCAAATCAAGGAAGCACAAAAGACTCCATCAAGGTCTTCTGCAATATGGAAACTGGTGAAACCTGCATCTCCGCCAATCCGGCCAACATTCCCCGCAAAGCCTGGTGGGCGAAACCCAGTCCCATCACCAACAAACCCATCTGGTTTGGAGCAGACATGAACAGTGGAACTAAA TTCCGCTATGGAAATGATGAGGAGCAGCCAAACGCGGTGGCGGTTCAGATGAAGCTGCTGCAGATTTTGTCCAAAGAGTCGCACCAGAGCATCACCTACCACTGCAGGAACAGCGTGGCCTATAAAGATGTGAGGACCACCAACCTGAAGAAAGCTCTAGTCCTCAAAGGCTCCAACGGCCAGGAGCTGAGAGCGCTGGGAAACAACCGCCTCCGGTACACCGTCATTGAGGATGGCTGCACG aaATCAAACGGCGAGTGGGGCAAGACGGTGATCGAGTACAGGACTCAAACGTCTACCAGGCTGCCCGTTGTGGACGTGGCCCCCGTGGACATTGGAAAGCCAGATCAGGAGTTCGGCCTAGACATCGGGCCCGTGTGCTTCTCATAA